Proteins encoded in a region of the Fusarium falciforme chromosome 6, complete sequence genome:
- a CDS encoding DNA replication licensing factor MCM6, which yields MSVPSPGNQNLPSISTSTKSRPHRRRFPSPTAAMATPSDAGFMMSDAPSRAAATPRRNFGFPSSSASRPRGPPSENLGAPSEDGFADDQVPRSSRIPNTAEISRVEDRIGLLVQEHFESFIENFAEGPLSAPTPSAPTPSAVTTDKYYVAQIKGMRTYSLSTFYVDYKHLAAWENGSLADGVMRQYYRFLPFLTAALHNMIAKHEPIYFREHRQPTASSNLTTSAASHLGSASQSESSHRKNEHQQTDKLFSIAFYNLPLVSRVRALRAANIGQLLSISGTVTRTSEVRPELSLATFVCEACRTVVPNVEQTFRYTEPTQCPNTTCQNRVAWQLDIRRSTFVDWQKVRIQENSSEIPTGSMPRTMDVILRGEIVDRAKAGEKCIFTGALIVVPDVSQLGLPGLRPTAVRDDRNAPRGADAGGSGISGLKALGVRDLTYRLAFLACMVNPDNSSTGQSAASGVADVVNALTQNNANEGEQSVEDAQAAVLASMNPSEIEDLRAMVHGDHIYSRLVQSIAPMVYGHEVVKKGLLLQLMSGVSKTTPEGMQLRGDINICIVGDPSTSKSQFLKYVCSFAPRAVYTSGKASSAAGLTAAVVKDEETGEFTIEAGALMLADNGICAIDEFDKMDIADQVAIHEAMEQQTISIAKAGIQATLNARTSILAAANPVGGRYNRKTTLRSNINMSAPIMSRFDLFFVVLDECNEQVDRHLAEHIVGIHQLRDEAVEPEFSTEQLQRYIRFSKTFRPEFTDEAKDVLVEKYKDLRADDAQGGVGKNSYRITVRQLESMIRLSEAIAKVNCVEEISPDMVVEAYNLLRQSIISVEHDDVEMYDEEPQEDSETLLRAVDAASGRDQEGDAPMVEEEHEPERSSVVPEKRKLTITYDNYIKMVNMFVQRVNDDESGTGEGVNGEELVNWYLEQKESELEGEEDYHREKALANMVLKKMVKENILMALRGEGLTDGETSSASAAQVIYVLHPNCAVEEF from the exons ATGTCCGTGCCTTCCCCTGGCAACCAAAACCTCCCCTCGATATCAACATCCACCAAGTCAAGGCCTCATCGCAGACGattcccatcaccaaccgcCGCCATGGCTACCCCCAGCGATGCCGGATTCATGATGTCCGACGCCCCTTCGAGGGCTGCCGCAACTCCCCGGCGAAACTTTGGCTTCCCCTCGTCCTCTGCATCTCGACCGCGAGGCCCGCCCTCGGAGAATTTGGGAGCGCCCAGTGAAGATGGCTTCGCCGATGATCAAGTCCCTCGGAGCTCCCGAATCCCCAATACCGCCGAGATCTCACGCGTGGAGGATCGAATTGGCCTGCTGGTTCAGGAACACTTCGAGTCCTTCATCGAGAA CTTCGCCGAGGGCCCTCTGAGCGCTCCCACCCCCAGCGCCCCTACCCCCAGTGCTGTTACCACAGACAAGTACTACGTCGCCCAGATCAAGGGTATGCGCACATACTCGCTATCGACGTTCTATGTCGACTATAAGCACCTCGCTGCTTGGGAGAATGGTTCCTTGGCCGATGGTGTCATGCGCCAGTACTATCGATTCCTTCCCTTCCTCACTGCCGCCCTGCACAACATGATCGCCAAGCACGAGCCCATATATTTCCGCGAGCATCGCCAGCCCACCGCTTCGAGCAACCTCACCACTTCGGCCGCCAGCCATCTTGGCTCTGCCAGCCAGTCTGAGTCGTCCCATCGCAAGAATGAGCACCAACAAACCGACAAGCTCTTCTCTATCGCCTTCTATAACCTCCCATTGGTGTCAAGGGTGCGTGCCCTCCGAGCTGCCAACATTGGACAGCTCCTCTCTATCTCTGGTACCGTCACGCGAACATCAGAGGTCCGTCCCGAGCTGTCTTTGGCCACATTCGTCTGCGAAGCCTGTCGCACAGTGGTACCAAATGTCGAACAGACATTCAGATACACGGAGCCTACACAATGTCCCAATACTACCTGTCAAAACCGCGTGGCCTGGCAGCTTGACATTCGGCGCAGCACCTTTGTCGATTGGCAAAAGGTCCGAATCCAAGAGAACAGTTCCGAGATCCCTACTGGCAGTATGCCTCGAACCATGGATGTAATTCTCCGTGGAGAGATCGTCGACCGCGCCAAGGCTGGAGAGAAGTGCATCTTCACTGGTGCCCTGATTGTCGTCCCTGACGTTAGCCAACTTGGTCTTCCTGGTCTGCGACCAACCGCCGTCCGCGATGATCGCAATGCCCCAAGAGGTGCCGATGCTGGTGGAAGTGGAATCAGCGGCCTCAAGGCCCTTGGTGTGCGCGACTTGACTTACCGTCTAGCCTTCCTTGCCTGCATGGTAAACCCGGATAACTCTTCTACTGGTCAATCTGCCGCCAGCGGTGTTGCCGATGTTGTCAACGCCTTGACACAAAACAATGCGAACGAGGGAGAACAGAGTGTTGAGGATGCCCAGGCCGCTGTGCTGGCGTCCATGAATCCCTCCGAGATTGAAGATCTGCGAGCCATGGTGCACGGTGATCACATCTACTCGCGCCTCGTCCAGTCCATTGCGCCCATGGTCTACGGACAcgaggttgtcaagaagGGTCTGCTACTCCAGCTCATGTCTGGTGTCAGCAAGACTACTCCCGAGGGTATGCAACTTCGAGGTGACATCAACATCTGCATTGTTGGTGACCCTTCAACCTCCAAGTCCCAGTTCCTCAAGTACGTCTGCTCATTTGCACCTCGAGCTGTCTACACTAGTGGAAAGGCCTCGTCTGCTGCTGGTCTCACAGCAGCAGtggtcaaggatgaggagacTGGAGAGTTCACCATCGAGGCTGGTGCTCTGATGCTGGCAGACAACGGCATCTGCGCCATTGATGAGTTTGACAAGATGGACATTGCGGACCAGGTTGCCATTCACGAAGCCATGGAACAGCAGACCATCTCTATCGCCAAGGCCGGTATCCAAGCCACTCTCAATGCTCGAACGAGTATCCTCGCTGCTGCTAACCCCGTTGGCGGTCGCTACAACCGAAAGACGACTCTCCGCTCTAATATCAACATGTCGGCACCCATCATGTCCCGTTTTGATCTGTTCTTTGTCGTCCTCGATGAATGTAATGAGCAGGTCGATCGTCATCTCGCAGAGCACATTGTCGGCATCCACCAACTCCGTGACGAAGCTGTCGAGCCTGAGTTCAGCACTGAACAGCTCCAGCGATACATCCGCTTCTCCAAGACCTTCCGCCCCGAGTTTACCGATGAGGCCAAGGATGTGCTGGTCGAGAAATACAAGGATCTCCGAGCAGATGACGCTCAGGGTGGTGTCGGCAAGAACTCGTACCGTATCACCGTTCGTCAGCTGGAGAGTATGATCCGTCTCTCAGAGGCCATTGCCAAGGTGAACTGTGTGGAGGAAATCAGCCCTGACATGGTCGTTGAGGCATACAACCTCCTCCGACAGAGTATCATCTCGGTTGAGCACGACGATGTCGAGATGTACGATGAGGAGCCCCAGGAAGATAGTGAGACGCTTCTTCGGGCTGTTGATGCTGCCTCCGGCCGTGACCAGGAGGGTGATGCACcgatggtggaggaggaacacGAGCCTGAGCGTAGCAGCGTCGTACCCGAGAAGCGGAAGCTCACCATTACGTACGATAACTACATCAAGATGGTCAACATGTTTGTCCAGCGAgtcaacgacgacgagagtGGCACTGGTGAGGGCGTGAATGGCGAGGAGTTGGTGAATTGGTATCTTGAGCAGAAGGAGAGTGAGCTCGAGGGTGAGGAAGACTACCACCGCGAGAAGGCTCTGGCAAACATGGTTCTCAAGAAGATGGTCAAG GAAAACATTCTCATGGCTCTTCGTGGCGAGGGTCTCACAGACGGCGAGACAAGCTCTGCGTCAGCCGCCCAGGTCATCTATGTTCTCCACCCCAACTGTGCTGTTGAGGAGTTCTAG
- a CDS encoding Ribose-5-phosphate isomerase, which translates to MSSANLVESAKRQAAYQAVNDHLLPEYKYVGIGSGSTVVYVVEAIVSKGPEFYGGMTFIPTGSQSKGLIRTAGLNLANLDERPTVGGVPVALDVAFDGADEVDEDLNLIKGGGACLFQEKLVAIAAKKFIAVADYRKQSPRLCTTWKTIPIEVLPMAAPDVLTRLRAMGSPNPVVRSGLPSKAGECVTDNGMWLIDAPFPPLLLAKDITSEVDGQGKGGAWEINALAQELVRLPGIVEIGLFHGFNGDEAVKLGKQLQAQKPVAAYFGLANGEVQVQNAA; encoded by the exons ATGTCTTCAGCAAACCTCGTCGAGTCGGCCAAGAGGCAGGCCGCCTACCAGGCCGTTAATGACCACCTCCTCCCTGAGTACAAGTATGTCGGCATCGGCTCCGGCAGCACCGTCGTCTACGTTGTCGAGGCCATTGTCAGCAAGGGACCCGAGTTTTACGGTGGCATGACCTTTATTCCTACCGGAAGCCAGTCCAAGGGTCTCATCCGCACTGCTGGCCTAAATCTGGCCAACCTTGACGAGAGACCTACCGTCGGTGGCGTCCCTGTCGCCCTCGATGTTGCCTTTGACGGCGCTGATGAGGTCGATGAGGACCTTAACCTTATCAAGGGTGGCGGTGCTTGTCTGTTCCAGGAGAAGCTCGTTGCCATTGCAGCCAAGAAGTTCATCGCTGTGGCTG ACTACCGAAAGCAGTCTCCCCGACTGTGCACCACATGGAAGACCATCCCCATCGAGGTCCTCCCCATGGCTGCCCCTGATGTCCTGACCCGTCTTCGGGCCATGGGCTCCCCCAACCCTGTCGTCCGTTCAGGTCTCCCCAGCAAAGCTGGCGAGTGCGTCACTGACAACGGCATGTGGCTGATTGACGCTCCCTTCCCTCCCCTGCTCCTGGCCAAGGATATCACCTCCGAGGTCGATGGCCAAGGAAAGGGCGGCGCCTGGGAGATCAACGCCCTCGCCCAGGAGCTTGTCCGGTTGCCCGGTATCGTCGAGATTGGTCTCTTCCACGGCTTCAACGGTGATGAGGCCGTCAAACTGGGCAAGCAGTTGCAAGCACAGAAGCCCGTTGCCGCCTACTTTGGTCTGGCCAATGGTGAGGTGCAGGTGCAGAATGCGGCTTAA